The Ensifer canadensis genomic sequence TCCCTGTAGCTGGCGGCAGCATCGAGTATCGTCCCGCCGAAGCAGCGATGAAAAGTCATTGCGACGTCATGATCGACTTCTCCACGCCTGCTGCAAGCATGGCGCTGCAGCGAGACATCGGGACCAAGGCAATTCCCATGGTTATCGGGACAACGGGCTTCTCAAGAGAAGACGATGCACTGCTGGACAAATGCAGCATGCATCGCCCGATGATGATCAGCGCCAACTTCGCATGTGGCTTTGAAGCCTTCAAGCGATCGGCATTGGCGTTTGCCTCCAGGATGCCGGGCGCAGAGATAACGGTCTTGGAAACCTACCACGCCCGCAAGAAAACCGATCCCTCGGGAACATCCCGCCTTCTGTCGGCACAGTTGCGAGCCGAGCGTAGCCGCGTCATGGGCTTCGATGCACCTGAGCCGCCGATCGCGGTTAACCGCGAGGGCGACACCGTCGGCATCAACGAAGTTCGCTTCGACATGGGCGCGGCCGAGGCAGTGTTCTCCTATCGCGTGCACACGGTCGCTGCCTACGCCGAAGGGGCCATTGCGGCCGCACAATGGCTGGTCTCGAGCGCCGTTTCCCGTGGCCGATACACTTTGGCAGACAGCTTGAACGACTGACAATTTGAGAGAGGAAACCGAAATGACAGCACTTTCAGATCGCTTCAAAGGCGTATTTACCGCCCTGGTTACCCCCTTTAGGGACGGTGGCGTCGACTACGCATCGTATGACGCGCTTGTTGAACGACAGATTGCTGCCGGCGTATCCGGCCTCGTTCCCGTTGGAACAACAGGAGAAGCAGCGACCCTTTCGGATGACGAAGCCGTCGAAGTCATCGCTCGCACTGTTCGGATCGCGGCCGGCCAGGTCATGGTGATGGCCGGCGCCGGCGCCAACGACACGACCAAGACGGTCGACAAGATCAAGCGTGCAGAGGCCGCAGGCGCAGATGCCGTGTTGATCGTGACGCCATACTACAACAAGCCGAGTCAGGCTGGACTGATCGCGCATTATGGTGCTGCCGCGTCAGCAACCTCACTGCCGATGATGCTATATTCGGTGCCCGGCCGCTGCGGCGTGGAAATCGCGCCCGAAACCTGCGCAACGCTTGTCGAAAGGCACGAGAATGTCGTCGCCATCAAGGAGGCCGGCGGCACGGCGGCTCGGGTAACCCAGCTGCGTACAGCCTGCGGCGACCGGCTTGTCATTCATTCCGGTGACGACGGCATGACGTTGCCCTTCCTTTCGCTCGGCGCCGTGGGGGTGACAAGTGTCGTTGCCAACATCGCAC encodes the following:
- a CDS encoding 4-hydroxy-tetrahydrodipicolinate reductase codes for the protein MRIGIVGASGRVGTRLVEAVLESPGLELAAALVSPGSRLVGVPVAGGSIEYRPAEAAMKSHCDVMIDFSTPAASMALQRDIGTKAIPMVIGTTGFSREDDALLDKCSMHRPMMISANFACGFEAFKRSALAFASRMPGAEITVLETYHARKKTDPSGTSRLLSAQLRAERSRVMGFDAPEPPIAVNREGDTVGINEVRFDMGAAEAVFSYRVHTVAAYAEGAIAAAQWLVSSAVSRGRYTLADSLND
- the dapA gene encoding 4-hydroxy-tetrahydrodipicolinate synthase — protein: MTALSDRFKGVFTALVTPFRDGGVDYASYDALVERQIAAGVSGLVPVGTTGEAATLSDDEAVEVIARTVRIAAGQVMVMAGAGANDTTKTVDKIKRAEAAGADAVLIVTPYYNKPSQAGLIAHYGAAASATSLPMMLYSVPGRCGVEIAPETCATLVERHENVVAIKEAGGTAARVTQLRTACGDRLVIHSGDDGMTLPFLSLGAVGVTSVVANIAPREMVAMVDAWHAGETVKALALHELIAELTDGMFIESNPGPVKAALALANLAGPEMRLPMVPISDANRNKLSGILNRFGSAATAFQEMR